One Sulfolobales archaeon DNA segment encodes these proteins:
- a CDS encoding PHP-associated domain-containing protein — translation MDGYDIVRVALIRGLRAIAVTDHNTFSGYKLALEAVERIGASLVVIPGIEVRTSRGDLIALCENPEPEIERAVGKAPEEIIDLSRERGCVTYAPHPFDIRRLGLGRAIYGLKLDAIEVFNALSDPLSNRKAEKARRELGISGLSNSDAHVKGFVGVSHNIFEVGDLRAEDILEGVRRGPQMLVKARPGITSYLSHILRVRRDGARCNI, via the coding sequence ATGGATGGATATGACATTGTAAGGGTAGCCCTGATAAGGGGGTTGAGAGCTATAGCTGTAACAGATCACAATACATTCTCAGGATATAAGCTAGCATTGGAGGCGGTTGAGAGGATAGGAGCCAGCCTAGTAGTGATCCCCGGTATCGAGGTGAGAACAAGTAGAGGCGATCTAATAGCGCTATGTGAAAACCCAGAGCCCGAGATAGAGAGGGCTGTTGGAAAAGCGCCAGAGGAGATCATAGATCTCTCCAGGGAGAGGGGGTGTGTTACATATGCACCACACCCCTTTGACATAAGAAGGCTGGGGCTGGGAAGAGCTATATATGGTTTAAAGCTAGATGCCATCGAGGTATTCAATGCATTATCAGACCCCCTATCGAATAGAAAGGCTGAAAAGGCTAGGAGAGAGCTCGGGATAAGCGGTCTATCTAATAGCGATGCCCATGTAAAGGGCTTTGTAGGAGTCTCACACAATATATTCGAGGTAGGAGATCTAAGAGCTGAGGATATCCTAGAGGGGGTTAGAAGAGGGCCGCAAATGCTGGTTAAGGCGAGGCCTGGGATAACCAGCTATCTATCCCATATACTAAGGGTGAGAAGAGATGGAGCTAGATGTAATATATAG
- a CDS encoding 2-hydroxyacid dehydrogenase: MKALIYWPLAKEETRRIIEKGLSEDLDLIWASSLEDAVKAVAEVEIYIGSAQNWVLEKGEKLLFLQATHAGVDNLDLGLAKRKGVTVASAKGVNSFYVAEMALALMLSLVKRIPEFDRMAKRDIFPPYSWEYSTRTLKGRTIVILGYGGIGRELARLLKPFGARVIGVRREGGASDGYADLVISVKDLERYISEADFLVITAPLTRETKGLVNKDLLSRMKKEAYIVNVGRGAIIDEDSLYETLSSGSIAGAALDVWWLYPGRGQGRAYSSRGIHMIDRVIATPHRAGFVEEAERDIAIFVVENVKRFIRGEEPYGLVDLDKGY, translated from the coding sequence TTGAAGGCCCTCATATACTGGCCCTTAGCGAAGGAGGAGACCAGAAGGATTATTGAGAAGGGCTTATCCGAAGATCTAGATCTTATATGGGCGTCAAGCCTCGAAGACGCTGTGAAGGCCGTGGCTGAAGTCGAGATCTATATTGGGTCTGCACAGAACTGGGTTCTCGAGAAGGGGGAGAAGCTATTATTCCTCCAAGCAACACATGCAGGTGTAGATAATCTAGATCTTGGGCTGGCGAAGAGGAAAGGTGTTACCGTTGCTAGTGCGAAGGGTGTTAACTCTTTCTATGTAGCTGAAATGGCTCTAGCTCTCATGCTATCTCTTGTTAAAAGGATCCCTGAGTTTGATAGAATGGCTAAAAGAGATATCTTTCCACCCTATAGCTGGGAGTATTCCACTAGAACTCTGAAGGGCAGAACCATCGTAATACTGGGGTATGGGGGTATTGGAAGGGAGCTTGCAAGGCTTTTAAAACCATTCGGAGCGAGGGTTATAGGTGTTAGAAGGGAGGGTGGTGCTAGTGATGGCTATGCGGATCTGGTAATTAGTGTTAAAGATCTAGAGAGATATATTAGTGAGGCCGATTTCCTAGTTATAACAGCCCCCCTCACTAGAGAAACTAAGGGGCTTGTGAACAAAGATCTACTCTCTAGAATGAAGAAAGAAGCATATATAGTCAATGTTGGTAGAGGCGCTATAATAGATGAAGACTCATTATACGAAACGCTATCCAGCGGGTCTATCGCAGGCGCGGCCCTAGATGTCTGGTGGCTATACCCAGGCAGGGGTCAGGGTAGGGCTTACTCTTCGAGGGGGATACATATGATTGATAGAGTTATCGCAACCCCACATAGAGCTGGCTTTGTTGAGGAGGCTGAGAGGGATATAGCGATCTTTGTTGTGGAGAATGTTAAAAGGTTCATCAGGGGGGAGGAGCCATATGGACTTGTAGATCTTGATAAGGGCTATTAA
- a CDS encoding FAD-dependent oxidoreductase encodes MKFSRCSTPPQKKLDKRVAIIGAGPAGLAAAGYLICRGYEVHVFDMMEEPGGLLIYGIPDFRIPKKNVREGTQDLARLGVKFHQRVKVVPGNGYRDGEIGFNEILRSYDAVIIATGTWAERRLNIEGEDLPRVYSAFHYLFHYCRAEAGYERFEDLPPLGRRVAVIGAGLTAVDAAAVSKKLGADTVYMIYRRTINEAPARRHEIEKLIKSGVIWIELAAPKRFLGDRERGVTGVELIRMRLGEPDKSGRPRPIPIEGSEFILEIDSALIAIGEIPTPPIYDKELRINPDNTIWVDKKMRTTMKGVFAAGDVVTGPSLIGNAIASGLKAAQAVDEYLQGKISWDLTP; translated from the coding sequence TTGAAATTTTCAAGATGTAGCACGCCTCCCCAGAAAAAGCTTGATAAAAGGGTTGCTATTATAGGTGCTGGCCCTGCTGGGTTGGCTGCTGCGGGCTACCTGATATGTAGGGGTTATGAGGTGCATGTCTTTGATATGATGGAGGAGCCAGGGGGGCTGCTGATCTATGGTATCCCTGATTTCAGGATTCCGAAGAAGAATGTGAGGGAGGGTACACAGGATCTTGCTAGGCTGGGTGTTAAGTTCCACCAGAGGGTGAAGGTGGTTCCTGGGAATGGCTATAGAGATGGGGAGATAGGGTTTAACGAGATCCTAAGGAGTTATGATGCAGTTATAATAGCTACGGGTACATGGGCTGAGAGGAGGCTTAATATAGAGGGGGAGGATCTGCCTAGGGTATATTCTGCATTCCACTATCTCTTCCACTACTGCAGAGCAGAGGCTGGCTATGAGAGGTTCGAGGATCTTCCACCGCTTGGGAGGAGAGTAGCTGTTATAGGTGCTGGACTAACGGCTGTTGATGCAGCAGCGGTTTCTAAGAAGCTTGGTGCGGATACAGTATATATGATCTATAGGAGAACTATTAACGAGGCTCCTGCTAGGAGGCATGAGATAGAGAAGCTTATAAAGTCAGGAGTAATATGGATCGAGTTGGCAGCGCCGAAGAGATTCCTAGGAGATAGGGAGAGAGGTGTAACCGGTGTTGAGCTAATTAGAATGAGGCTTGGCGAGCCTGATAAGAGTGGTAGGCCTAGGCCAATACCTATTGAGGGGTCTGAGTTTATTCTAGAGATAGACTCGGCTCTAATAGCTATTGGCGAGATACCCACACCACCTATATATGATAAGGAGCTAAGGATAAACCCGGATAACACGATATGGGTTGATAAGAAGATGAGGACAACTATGAAGGGGGTTTTCGCTGCTGGCGATGTTGTTACAGGGCCTAGCCTTATAGGGAATGCCATAGCCTCTGGGCTTAAGGCTGCTCAAGCGGTTGATGAGTATCTCCAGGGCAAGATCTCATGGGATCTGACTCCTTGA
- the priX gene encoding DNA primase noncatalytic subunit PriX, with the protein MAKPMLHDLSSYPFLVDLDRFLEKEGLPRSIEDLLASRYAEIGFKRVIADIEGVFNSSEGQDYIEKILGFYMGALLASMTEDRRIYRRFSEAEAERVYRHLLSSSPEDVIYIISLMGYRVERTREEELCTAIGFERSSYGLKFRCYSYKIPLPDYLRILTATGISDPRYRLVNRPVSKGYVYIENKEMLARICSSLARIRIEGMLRPRPVHEAAKPYVDEIIRRAREKLGAREGDAKAEESGRDIKRYSWIEKIVSTGLPDGRKRFLLYVLTPYLATILKLEEDDALKIAREFLDNSCRNYGSCGKVYDSWIRSAFKGAKQKGIKPARLERLDEEVRKIIEEILSKAS; encoded by the coding sequence ATGGCTAAACCCATGTTACATGATCTAAGTAGCTATCCATTTCTAGTGGATCTAGATAGGTTCCTTGAGAAAGAGGGGCTTCCCAGAAGCATTGAAGATCTACTAGCCTCTAGATATGCGGAGATCGGATTTAAAAGGGTTATCGCGGATATCGAGGGTGTCTTTAACTCTAGCGAGGGTCAAGACTATATCGAGAAGATCCTCGGCTTCTACATGGGCGCCTTATTAGCATCTATGACAGAGGATAGGAGGATCTATAGAAGATTCTCGGAGGCTGAGGCTGAGAGGGTGTATAGGCATCTCCTCAGCTCCTCCCCCGAGGATGTGATCTACATTATATCTCTTATGGGCTATAGGGTTGAGAGGACTCGGGAGGAGGAGCTATGCACCGCCATAGGGTTCGAGAGATCCTCCTATGGGTTGAAGTTTAGATGCTACTCCTATAAAATCCCCCTCCCAGATTATCTGAGGATCCTTACAGCTACAGGGATCTCTGATCCGAGGTATAGGCTTGTCAATAGACCTGTGAGCAAGGGGTATGTATATATTGAGAATAAAGAGATGTTAGCAAGGATCTGCTCATCACTGGCAAGGATAAGGATAGAGGGTATGCTGAGGCCCCGTCCAGTGCATGAGGCTGCTAAACCATATGTTGATGAGATCATTAGAAGGGCTAGGGAGAAGCTGGGTGCTAGGGAAGGAGATGCTAAGGCCGAGGAGAGCGGCCGTGATATTAAGAGATATTCTTGGATCGAGAAAATAGTATCCACAGGCCTGCCAGATGGTAGGAAGAGATTTCTACTATATGTGCTGACCCCCTACCTCGCAACCATACTCAAGCTTGAGGAGGATGATGCTTTGAAGATTGCTAGGGAGTTCCTCGATAACAGCTGTAGGAACTATGGAAGCTGTGGCAAGGTATATGACTCCTGGATTAGATCAGCGTTTAAGGGCGCAAAGCAAAAAGGTATAAAGCCGGCGAGGCTTGAGAGGCTTGATGAGGAGGTTAGAAAGATTATCGAGGAGATCCTCTCGAAAGCATCCTAA
- a CDS encoding CDP-alcohol phosphatidyltransferase family protein: MLNRIKGALVRPLKPIALAIARSNIDPNVITISGLVVAMMAPLAAYLHGIIGALIAIAISSLLDAIDGEVARSSGRVSSRGAFLDSLCDRISDLAYIGSLMVLGVSPVLVYIAAGLSLLISYVRARAESLGIYISGVGLMERGERIFGLIIVMLIGLLSREAMDIAMVVFTVLTGYTAVERAIYSVRMLSRGSPR, translated from the coding sequence ATGCTTAACAGGATAAAGGGGGCTTTGGTAAGGCCTCTAAAGCCTATTGCACTAGCTATTGCAAGAAGCAATATAGATCCCAATGTAATAACGATCTCAGGTCTCGTGGTTGCTATGATGGCTCCTCTCGCAGCATATCTCCACGGGATCATAGGTGCGTTAATAGCAATAGCTATCTCATCACTGCTAGACGCTATAGATGGGGAGGTCGCGAGATCCTCTGGCCGTGTGAGTAGCAGGGGAGCTTTCCTAGATTCTCTATGTGATAGGATATCCGATCTAGCATATATAGGGTCGCTGATGGTGTTGGGCGTCTCACCAGTGTTGGTATATATAGCTGCGGGGTTGAGTCTATTGATAAGCTATGTGAGGGCTAGAGCCGAGTCCCTAGGGATCTATATCTCTGGTGTTGGCCTTATGGAGAGGGGTGAGAGGATCTTCGGCCTTATCATAGTTATGCTTATAGGCCTCCTAAGCAGGGAGGCTATGGATATCGCTATGGTTGTGTTCACAGTTCTAACAGGCTATACAGCTGTTGAAAGGGCTATATATAGTGTTAGGATGCTTTCGAGAGGATCTCCTCGATAA
- the udp gene encoding uridine phosphorylase, whose amino-acid sequence MLSEKPTIAGKQYHLLVGEGDVARYVLLPGDPERVPRIARTWDRYWHVASHREYVTYTGEYKGVRISATSTGIGGPSTAIAVEELLRVGADTFIRVGTTGSLRRDVGIGDLVISIASVRMDGASRAYIFPEYPAVASYEVVLALIEAAEALGARYVVGITASTDSFYVGQGRPGYRDYMPPWSKDLVGVLRDANVINFEMEAATIFTLSNIYGARAGAICSVIANRETGEFVPDAGVDLMIRVANEAVRILSEWDSLKERSGKKYFYPSIVRR is encoded by the coding sequence ATGCTTTCTGAAAAGCCAACCATAGCTGGTAAGCAGTACCACCTACTGGTTGGCGAGGGGGATGTGGCTAGATATGTATTGCTTCCAGGAGATCCGGAGAGGGTTCCCAGGATCGCTAGAACCTGGGATAGATATTGGCATGTTGCTAGCCATAGGGAGTATGTAACATATACTGGTGAGTATAAAGGGGTTAGGATCTCAGCCACCTCCACCGGTATTGGGGGGCCCTCAACCGCTATAGCTGTTGAGGAGCTCCTCAGAGTTGGTGCAGATACCTTTATAAGAGTTGGGACTACGGGCTCCCTTAGAAGGGATGTTGGGATAGGGGATCTTGTGATCTCTATAGCATCTGTGAGGATGGATGGTGCTAGCAGAGCCTATATATTCCCGGAATACCCAGCTGTAGCGAGCTACGAGGTTGTCCTAGCATTGATAGAGGCTGCAGAGGCTCTCGGTGCTAGATATGTTGTTGGTATAACGGCTAGCACCGATAGCTTCTATGTTGGGCAGGGTAGGCCTGGTTATAGGGATTATATGCCTCCATGGTCCAAGGATCTTGTGGGGGTTTTGAGGGATGCGAATGTGATTAACTTCGAGATGGAGGCTGCAACGATCTTCACGCTAAGCAATATATATGGTGCTAGGGCTGGGGCTATATGCTCGGTTATAGCGAATAGAGAGACGGGCGAGTTTGTGCCAGACGCAGGAGTTGATCTCATGATAAGGGTTGCAAACGAGGCTGTGAGGATCTTGAGTGAGTGGGATTCTCTGAAGGAGAGGAGTGGTAAGAAATACTTCTACCCAAGTATTGTGAGGAGATAG
- a CDS encoding HD domain-containing protein, translating to MVDRPLEKLLEVLEALKNMPRTGWVQRGVPPALAEVVASHIYEASIICLEIGYRLARLGIIGYDDAIRSVVIALVHDIGEGVMGDLNRYTSRELGDIKEEIEERAVRAIGSEAIYNLYKEYRDGSSTASKLAHICDKLSTYIQARRYMDLGYRVDEIAKSSINEVENLVGDICRGDNECRRIVLIGNLDH from the coding sequence TTGGTAGATAGACCTTTGGAGAAGCTCCTCGAAGTGCTAGAAGCGCTTAAGAACATGCCTAGAACAGGGTGGGTTCAGAGGGGTGTTCCCCCAGCTCTAGCGGAGGTTGTGGCATCCCATATATATGAGGCTTCTATCATATGCCTTGAGATAGGCTATAGGCTAGCTAGGCTGGGCATTATAGGCTATGATGATGCTATAAGATCTGTGGTGATAGCCCTTGTACATGATATTGGAGAAGGGGTTATGGGGGATCTCAATAGATATACCTCTAGAGAGCTTGGAGATATAAAGGAGGAGATTGAGGAGAGGGCTGTAAGAGCAATAGGATCTGAGGCAATCTATAACTTATATAAAGAGTATAGAGATGGCAGTTCAACAGCATCTAAGCTAGCCCATATATGTGATAAGCTATCAACATATATCCAGGCTAGAAGATATATGGATCTAGGTTATAGGGTTGATGAAATAGCTAAGAGCTCTATAAACGAGGTCGAGAACCTCGTAGGAGATATATGTAGAGGCGATAATGAATGCCGCAGAATAGTTTTAATAGGGAATCTAGATCATTAG
- a CDS encoding NDP-sugar synthase, with protein sequence MLKKAIIPLGGLGTRLYPLTVDTSKAMVRFLNRPLIEHILVSLASQGIKEFYIGVSGYYNYTQIHDYLGGGERIASLLGLPADTVRVRYQPNFVTSGNAESVKILMDYYDIREPVLVVQGDIIFNIDLYDLWEAHRSSGAIMTIVLKELDPGEDIRRFGVAVLDRDMMIKGFIEKPRSPEQAPSRLINTGIYVVGPWIREFFEDERGRRMRESGQTDFGSHVIPEIISRGERVRGYIMSGYWFDIGTPESYMKASFYLLRTLSKEELRVTRVYGGVKMMGRSSLSRTLQERIIGMIEKKLVKVEGDILLGRHIDLGEGVELWDAIIDNYTILMKGSRIIRSIVMDRCVIGEKASIEGSILGRHVYVGRGARIVNSVIGNNVVIGEGAIVMNSKIWPGKSVEQGSVVENKVYM encoded by the coding sequence TTGCTTAAAAAGGCAATAATACCTCTTGGAGGTCTTGGAACAAGGCTATACCCCCTCACGGTTGATACTTCTAAGGCAATGGTTAGATTCCTCAATAGACCTTTAATCGAGCATATCCTGGTCTCACTAGCATCTCAGGGTATTAAGGAGTTCTATATAGGTGTTAGCGGTTATTACAACTACACACAGATCCACGACTATCTCGGGGGTGGTGAGAGGATCGCATCTCTTCTGGGATTACCAGCCGATACTGTGAGGGTTAGGTATCAACCCAACTTCGTCACAAGTGGTAATGCGGAGTCTGTTAAGATCTTGATGGACTACTACGATATAAGAGAGCCTGTCTTGGTTGTGCAGGGTGATATAATCTTCAACATAGATCTATATGATCTCTGGGAGGCACATAGATCTTCAGGTGCTATAATGACAATAGTCCTTAAAGAGCTAGATCCAGGTGAGGATATCAGGAGATTCGGTGTGGCAGTGCTAGATAGAGATATGATGATAAAAGGGTTCATCGAAAAACCTAGATCACCTGAGCAAGCACCATCAAGACTTATAAATACTGGGATATATGTTGTAGGGCCCTGGATAAGGGAGTTCTTCGAAGATGAGAGAGGTAGGAGGATGAGGGAGAGTGGGCAGACGGACTTCGGAAGCCATGTAATCCCAGAGATCATATCTAGAGGGGAGAGGGTGAGAGGCTATATCATGAGTGGATATTGGTTTGACATTGGCACGCCCGAGAGCTATATGAAGGCATCATTCTACCTCTTGAGAACCCTTAGTAAAGAGGAACTCAGGGTTACCAGGGTATATGGTGGGGTTAAGATGATGGGCAGAAGCTCCTTATCAAGGACTCTTCAGGAGAGGATCATAGGTATGATTGAGAAGAAATTAGTAAAGGTTGAGGGCGATATACTCCTAGGCAGGCATATAGATCTAGGTGAGGGGGTTGAGTTATGGGATGCCATAATAGATAACTATACAATTCTCATGAAGGGCTCTAGAATCATAAGATCCATAGTAATGGATAGATGCGTAATAGGGGAGAAAGCCTCGATTGAGGGGAGTATATTGGGGAGACATGTATATGTTGGAAGAGGGGCTAGGATCGTAAATAGCGTTATTGGAAACAACGTGGTTATAGGCGAGGGAGCCATAGTCATGAATTCAAAGATATGGCCTGGAAAATCCGTTGAGCAGGGTTCTGTGGTAGAGAATAAGGTTTATATGTAG
- a CDS encoding DUF1464 family protein, with translation MRRSILRVLAIDPGTISTGVIVVSGDTLEEYYEIPSSVLSSDPEELFRDIERHKPDIIVAPSGYGLPPIDIRKLSIGERLSALMISEDDPGIFELKYISYFLKNIDRLEIPVIGIPGVINLASIPISRKINRFDLGTADKVAVTVLASIIHSNGDPERLSKSSFIVLELGAFTAGIAVRDGRIVDGVGGTLFPIGIISSGGWDGEIAVMLGRRIYKRDLFRGGLRDICGEIDIEVIKSKCPEGYERYLEDIAKTIAMLSTSILRGRGSRSWGDIKVYISGRGAVKTLINDLSSGYGIDIEILKSYYGNRVKRAAEGAALYGLAWAGYKDRRLLEVLGIFNWVPTRLILYGWE, from the coding sequence GTGCGGAGGTCTATCTTGAGGGTTTTAGCAATAGATCCTGGGACAATATCAACAGGGGTTATAGTGGTATCTGGTGACACGTTGGAGGAATACTATGAAATCCCATCATCAGTGCTCAGCTCAGATCCTGAGGAGCTATTTAGAGATATAGAGAGGCATAAACCTGATATCATTGTTGCGCCATCGGGCTACGGCCTACCCCCGATAGATATTAGAAAACTTAGCATTGGGGAGAGGCTCTCAGCGCTCATGATCTCTGAAGATGATCCAGGAATATTTGAGTTGAAATACATATCATATTTCTTGAAAAACATCGATAGGCTAGAGATCCCTGTTATAGGGATTCCAGGGGTTATCAACCTAGCTAGCATACCAATTAGCAGGAAGATCAATAGATTCGATCTGGGGACCGCTGATAAAGTAGCTGTTACTGTTCTAGCATCTATAATACATAGTAATGGAGATCCCGAGAGGCTTTCGAAAAGCAGCTTCATAGTCCTCGAACTAGGAGCCTTCACAGCTGGGATAGCGGTTAGAGATGGTAGAATCGTTGATGGTGTTGGGGGGACGCTATTCCCGATAGGGATCATATCTAGTGGTGGTTGGGATGGGGAGATAGCTGTGATGCTCGGTAGAAGAATCTATAAGAGGGATCTCTTCAGAGGCGGTCTTAGAGATATATGTGGCGAGATAGATATAGAGGTTATAAAGAGCAAATGCCCAGAGGGTTATGAGAGATATCTTGAAGATATAGCGAAGACGATAGCTATGCTATCAACATCTATTCTCAGGGGTAGAGGCTCTAGATCATGGGGTGATATAAAGGTATATATATCGGGGAGGGGTGCTGTTAAAACCCTTATAAACGATCTATCGAGTGGCTATGGCATAGACATAGAGATCCTCAAAAGCTACTATGGGAATAGGGTTAAGAGGGCTGCTGAAGGCGCTGCCCTCTATGGCCTTGCATGGGCTGGGTATAAGGATCGAAGGCTTCTAGAGGTGCTAGGCATATTTAACTGGGTCCCCACAAGGCTTATCCTCTATGGGTGGGAGTAG
- a CDS encoding MFS transporter, which yields MRARILALTSLAHYINDGCGIAYATTYPIFINRGYSYLDVSFVSASYLATSAVSSIFMGRLGDIVKRPAMLLGSGIALWSLAILMLGLSIYSIGEWISTPLLYISALIGGVASSIYHPVGASILSSYFISDRGLALGINGAMGALGRTSYPLIITLLLSITTAGLIPLALVSLASAMAIFIAIGGIVQNRERDPGGASIAIPREVIPSIAILASIAIAKGILSQGVVTYLSTFINQRLGISYGVEVGALTSLALAGSIVSQPLLGMLSDRLGRDRTMILTTLMGSLSIYGFLELYRFSIASYILLFLFGVFAFEAFTLLLSYVSDIVPQRYVSTANSIVWGLGLTAGGSIGPIIVGLTASSTSLEAGYALVASINMLTIPLIYIASKRYSPARIRSGSRYP from the coding sequence TTGAGGGCAAGGATCCTCGCGCTAACCTCCCTAGCACACTATATAAACGATGGCTGTGGCATAGCATATGCCACGACATACCCTATATTCATAAATAGGGGCTATAGCTATCTAGATGTTTCATTCGTCTCCGCATCCTATCTCGCAACATCAGCTGTTTCAAGCATATTTATGGGAAGACTGGGAGATATTGTTAAAAGGCCTGCCATGCTGCTTGGCTCTGGAATAGCTCTGTGGTCGCTAGCGATCCTCATGCTCGGGCTATCGATATATAGTATTGGGGAGTGGATCTCAACCCCCCTCCTCTATATCTCAGCCCTTATAGGGGGTGTTGCCAGCTCTATCTACCACCCGGTTGGTGCGAGCATATTATCGAGTTATTTTATATCAGATAGAGGTCTCGCCCTAGGGATTAACGGTGCCATGGGGGCTCTTGGGAGAACTAGCTATCCCTTGATCATAACGCTGTTGCTCAGTATAACAACAGCTGGTTTAATACCCCTAGCACTAGTATCTCTAGCCTCGGCTATGGCGATATTCATAGCTATTGGGGGGATTGTGCAGAACAGGGAGAGAGATCCAGGAGGGGCTTCTATAGCAATACCAAGAGAGGTTATACCCTCGATAGCAATTCTAGCCTCTATCGCAATTGCAAAGGGGATCCTCTCCCAGGGGGTTGTAACATATCTATCTACCTTCATAAATCAGAGGCTCGGGATATCCTACGGGGTCGAGGTTGGGGCTCTAACATCACTAGCACTCGCAGGATCGATAGTCTCCCAGCCGCTCCTTGGAATGCTCTCCGATAGGCTTGGGAGGGATAGAACAATGATCCTCACAACCCTCATGGGATCTCTCTCGATCTATGGCTTTCTCGAGCTATATAGATTCTCAATCGCATCCTACATACTTCTCTTCCTATTCGGAGTATTTGCATTCGAGGCATTCACCCTCCTACTATCATATGTCTCAGATATAGTCCCCCAGAGATATGTGAGCACTGCTAACAGCATTGTATGGGGGTTAGGGCTAACAGCAGGTGGATCTATAGGGCCTATCATAGTTGGGCTAACAGCCTCCTCCACCTCACTCGAAGCGGGATATGCCCTAGTAGCCTCTATAAATATGCTCACAATACCACTAATCTATATAGCCTCTAAAAGGTACTCGCCAGCTAGGATAAGATCCGGTTCTAGATACCCATAG
- a CDS encoding MFS transporter encodes MKSLRLYSLLSNLANGLANPFVGFFVVSSNVPTYMVSLVSSASTALPGISQIAVFRIKTDPRMMTIIGTMVTGVIWIIAGIVSSMGFLFVGLYLATQIAAGIATLGWSLILERISRGRRGFELARYSFYANAGSLLATLITGYLVGRNLGYIAYSYIATGVLLIISSLTVLSYREEQSQPIEKSYAKVKTSERGGENSLLKRFYIVNFLYMIVMSLAWPLFPIAQVHKFRMSATEVGILTVIAGVSSLAMQRIVGSLVDLNRKAVMFIGRLLLASFPLGYAFSTDVYQLYAVQVISGFTNSAVIAYTSYVMDHSIDKRRALSIFNFLNGIGTVIGSIIGGFLYTAISSIEDPVETVDLLMTIIGIIRIAASIPYLYIRDVKTTT; translated from the coding sequence TTGAAATCCCTGAGGCTATATTCCCTCCTCAGCAATCTAGCAAATGGTTTGGCCAACCCTTTTGTTGGGTTCTTTGTTGTATCCTCTAACGTTCCAACATATATGGTATCGCTAGTATCTTCCGCATCAACAGCTCTGCCTGGGATATCACAGATAGCGGTTTTCAGGATAAAGACAGATCCTAGGATGATGACTATTATAGGCACCATGGTCACTGGGGTTATATGGATTATAGCTGGGATAGTCTCTTCAATGGGGTTTCTATTCGTGGGTCTATATCTAGCAACCCAGATCGCTGCAGGGATAGCTACGCTTGGATGGTCACTAATCCTCGAGAGGATCAGCAGGGGTAGGAGGGGTTTTGAGCTGGCTAGATATTCCTTCTATGCAAATGCAGGCTCGCTATTAGCAACGCTAATCACAGGCTATCTCGTTGGGAGGAACCTAGGCTATATAGCATATTCCTACATAGCAACAGGTGTTCTCCTCATAATCAGCTCGCTAACGGTTCTAAGCTATAGGGAGGAGCAGAGCCAGCCAATAGAGAAATCCTATGCCAAAGTTAAGACCTCTGAGAGAGGTGGCGAGAACAGCCTCTTAAAGAGGTTCTACATAGTTAATTTCCTATATATGATAGTCATGTCACTAGCCTGGCCGCTATTCCCGATAGCCCAGGTTCATAAATTTAGAATGAGCGCTACCGAGGTTGGAATCTTAACTGTGATCGCAGGTGTCTCCTCTCTAGCTATGCAGCGAATAGTTGGTTCCCTGGTGGATCTCAATAGGAAAGCTGTTATGTTCATAGGAAGGCTCCTCCTAGCCTCCTTCCCCCTAGGCTATGCCTTCTCAACAGATGTTTACCAGCTATACGCCGTGCAGGTTATATCGGGCTTCACAAACTCTGCTGTAATAGCCTATACATCATATGTCATGGATCACTCGATCGATAAGAGAAGAGCCCTCTCAATATTTAACTTCTTAAACGGCATAGGCACAGTCATAGGATCCATAATAGGGGGATTTCTATACACAGCTATATCATCTATAGAGGATCCCGTGGAAACAGTAGATCTCCTAATGACCATAATAGGGATTATAAGGATAGCTGCATCAATACCATACCTTTATATCAGAGATGTTAAAACCACAACATAG